A region from the Vicia villosa cultivar HV-30 ecotype Madison, WI linkage group LG3, Vvil1.0, whole genome shotgun sequence genome encodes:
- the LOC131659782 gene encoding uncharacterized protein LOC131659782: MEITIDRVRQKHWVETDSIMMKKFFPELSRDKATSSANLEASETQHPNESIKVVDYELLETDPGIRLPISSYHPDIQNEVRKAYLKIGRHQPPHNFVYPWSVQGKQRRRFCKNWFDLYDWIDYSESKDLAFCLPCFLFKNVSKYGGDHFVGDGFGDWKHAQRLANHATSSNSHVNCVHMGYALMNPNQSIKAAFVNQTKQMNVEYRVRVNTSLIATKFLLRCGMPFRGSDESLNSLFKGPFLELVDTLKEINPEIASVIDCAPGNNLMTAPKIQKDLAAACACEITQQIICDIADDVFFVLIDESGDVAGKEQMAVVIRYVSSEGLVKERFLGIVSVKETSAKSLKEALEKLLSINGLSLSSIRGQGYDGASNMRDVPEVVVRHQLQNYVRNVRCDPNFAKLKGLSDLCAKLVETNKCKTFDMVYKLLKLALVLPVATASVERVFSAMKFVKSQLCNKMSDQWLNDRLVTFIERDVLGTINNDVILAHFQEMDSRRFSL; the protein is encoded by the exons ATGGAGATAACTATTGATAGGGTTAGGCAAAAGCATTGGGTTGAAACCGATTCTATCAT GATGAAGAAATTTTTTCCGGAACTTTCTAGAGACAAAGCTACTTCTTCGGCTAACCTAGAAGCATCGGAAACTCAACATCCAAATGAGAGTATCAAAGTTGTTGATTATGAATTGTTGGAAACGGATCCAGGAATTAGACTTCCAATTTCAAGTTATCATCCTGACATCCAAAATGAGGTAAGAAAAGCTTATTTAAAAATAGGTCGTCATCAACCTCCTCACAATTTCGTGTACCCTTGGTCTGTTCAAGGTAAACAAAGACGTCGATTTTGCAAAAATTGGTTTGATTTGTATGACTGGATTGATTATAGTGAATCTAAGGATCTAGCATTTTGTTTGCcatgttttttgtttaaaaatgtcTCTAAATATGGGGGGGATCACTTCGTGGGAGACGGTTTTGGTGATTGGAAGCATGCTCAAAGATTGGCTAATCATGCTACTTCTTCTAATAGTCATGTTAATTGTGTGCATATGGGTTATGCTCTCATGAACCCAAACCAAAGTATTAAAGCCGCGTTTGTTAATCAAACTAAGCAAATGAATGTTGAATATCGTGTTCGTGTAAACACATCCCTTATAGCTACTAAGTTTCTCTTGAGATGTGGCATGCCATTTAGAGGGAGTGACGAGTCCCTTAACTCTTTATTTAAGGGGCCATTTCTTGAGTTGGTGGATACATTAAAGGAAATTAACCCAGAGATAGCTAGTGTAATAGATTGTGCTCCGGGAAATAACCTTATGACTGCCCCTAAGATTCAAAAGGATCTTGCTGCTGCTTGTGCATGTGAAATAACTCAACAAATTATATGTGATATTGCAGATGAtgtgttttttgttttaattgatgAATCTGGTGATGTTGCTGGTAAAGAACAAATGGCTGTTGTTATTCGCTATGTTAGTAGTGAAGGTTTGGTAAAAGAAAGGTTTCTTGGCATTGTAAGTGTTAAAGAAACAAGTGCTAAGTCACTTAAGGAGGCACTTGAGAAGTTGTTGTCTATTAATGGCTTGAGTTTATCTAGCATTAGGGGGCAAGGGTATGACGGAGCTAGCAATATGAGAG ATGTGCCAGAAGTGGTGGTACGACATCAACTTCAAAATTATGTTAGAAATGTTAGATGTGACCCAAATTTTGCAAAGTTAAAAGGACTTTCAGATCTTTGTGCAAAACTTGtggaaacaaataagtgcaaaacaTTTGATATGGTCTATAAGCTTTTGAAGTTAGCTTTAGTCTTGCCGGTAGCAACTGCAAGCGTGGAGCGTGTTTTTTCAGCtatgaagtttgtgaagagtcaATTATGTAACAAAATGAGTGATCAATGGTTAAATGACCGTCTTGTAACTTTTATAGAAAGAGATGTTCTTGGAACAATTAACAATGATGTTATTTTAGCTCATTTTCAAGAAATGGATAGTAGAAGATTTTCATTGTAA